In the Nitrospirota bacterium genome, one interval contains:
- the lpxB gene encoding lipid-A-disaccharide synthase: MKKIMIMSGEASGDLHGANLAREIRKKDPSIALYGVGSRRMQEAGVAMLADASQISVVGITEVITHLGTIYGVLSRLKRFLKQDRPDLLILIDFPDFNIMLGKAARKLGIPVLYYVSPQVWVWRKGRIKTIARLVKAMIVVFPFEVPLYQQAGVDVRFVGHPLTDVVGSGLSQEQAKALFGMDPKRRTIALLPGSRRTEIANLLPDMLRAAEMLLTRFPDLQFVLPVAPTLDREIIATAVSESGVPVSVTDGRVYDVLRAADAAIVTSGTATLETGLMGVPMVIVYRISRLTHAVISRLVSGVKHVGLVNIVADRRLVPEFIQEEANPANMADAVSKMLLDRSYADEIREGLDEVRKRLGDKGTSARAAAVVMEILQGSSQGHGNL, encoded by the coding sequence ATGAAAAAAATCATGATCATGTCCGGAGAGGCCTCCGGCGATCTGCACGGCGCAAATCTCGCGAGGGAGATCAGGAAAAAAGACCCGTCCATCGCGTTGTACGGCGTGGGCAGCAGGCGCATGCAGGAAGCCGGCGTGGCTATGCTGGCCGATGCCTCGCAGATATCGGTCGTGGGCATAACGGAGGTCATCACTCATCTCGGCACGATCTACGGCGTTCTTTCGCGGCTTAAACGGTTTCTGAAGCAGGATCGACCCGACCTCCTCATCCTGATCGATTTCCCAGACTTCAATATCATGCTTGGCAAGGCAGCACGGAAGCTGGGGATCCCGGTCCTGTATTATGTGAGCCCGCAGGTCTGGGTATGGCGGAAAGGACGGATCAAGACGATCGCGCGCCTGGTAAAGGCCATGATCGTGGTCTTCCCCTTCGAAGTGCCGCTGTACCAACAGGCCGGCGTGGACGTCCGGTTCGTCGGACATCCCTTGACGGACGTGGTGGGATCCGGTCTCTCGCAAGAGCAGGCGAAGGCCCTTTTCGGAATGGATCCGAAGCGCCGCACGATCGCCCTGCTGCCGGGCAGCAGGAGAACGGAGATAGCAAACCTCCTGCCGGACATGCTGCGCGCGGCGGAGATGCTGCTGACGCGCTTCCCGGACCTGCAGTTCGTGCTTCCCGTCGCACCGACGCTGGACCGGGAAATCATCGCGACAGCCGTCTCAGAGAGCGGGGTGCCGGTGTCCGTGACTGACGGCCGGGTGTACGACGTGCTCAGAGCTGCCGATGCGGCCATCGTGACGTCCGGCACGGCAACCCTCGAGACGGGATTGATGGGCGTGCCGATGGTGATCGTGTACCGGATTTCCCGGCTCACCCATGCCGTCATCTCCCGGCTCGTGAGCGGAGTGAAGCATGTCGGCCTCGTCAATATCGTGGCAGACAGACGCCTGGTCCCGGAGTTCATTCAGGAAGAGGCGAACCCGGCGAACATGGCGGATGCCGTGTCGAAGATGCTGCTCGACCGGAGCTATGCCGACGAAATTCGCGAGGGCCTGGACGAAGTCCGCAAACGCCTGGGGGACAAGGGGACGTCGGCGCGGGCCGCGGCTGTCGTGATGGAAATTCTGCAGGGGTCATCTCAGGGTCATGGAAATCTATAA
- the msbA gene encoding lipid A export permease/ATP-binding protein MsbA, whose protein sequence is MEIYKRLLIYLKPYRTRLLLAGVFMLLTSGMIAAQTYLVKPAFDRVLLNRDLRLLFFLPPAIIIVSILKGVTSYARDYFMGYVGQKVVNDIRDQLYSHATSLSFSYFTKTPTGVIISRIINDVNLVQGALTRAPSSLVQGLTTMLALTGYILYLNWRLAVFSIVVLPLAGFALSKFSRRFRKISTQMQEQVGGLTIHLHETISGVRIVKAFGMESYENRRFAERNKNLFNSLMRSLKTSAISHPVMEVISMLGTSLVILFGGYWIIRGSMTVGEFLSFMTALVFFYRPLKDLNGINNTLQDGIAAAQRIFDVVDTEPEIRNRPGASEVPRNFRVISFRDISFKYDDVAVLKHINLDVHAGETIAIVGKSGGGKTTLVNLIPRFYDVSEGAILIDGLDIRNATLESLRACTAIVTQQTILFNDTVRDNIAYGRAAVSDNDVVRAARAAYADEFIRALPQGYDTVIGESGVKLSGGQRQRVAIARAILKDAPILILDEATSSLDTESEREVQKALDVLMKGRTSFVIAHRLSTIMNADRIIVLKDGIIVEQGGHEELLARGGEYKNLYDQQFRDEPAARVAE, encoded by the coding sequence ATGGAAATCTATAAGAGACTCTTAATCTATCTCAAGCCATACCGCACGCGGCTTCTCCTCGCTGGGGTCTTCATGCTGCTCACGAGCGGAATGATCGCCGCTCAGACATACCTGGTGAAGCCCGCTTTCGATAGAGTGCTGCTGAACAGGGACCTGAGGCTGCTGTTTTTTCTGCCGCCGGCGATTATTATCGTCAGTATCTTGAAGGGCGTGACGTCCTATGCGCGCGATTACTTCATGGGCTATGTGGGGCAGAAGGTCGTCAACGACATCCGGGACCAGTTGTATTCGCATGCCACATCGCTTTCCTTTTCCTATTTTACGAAGACTCCGACGGGCGTCATTATCTCAAGGATCATCAACGACGTGAACCTTGTGCAGGGCGCGCTGACCCGGGCGCCGTCGAGCCTGGTCCAGGGCCTGACCACGATGCTTGCCCTCACCGGGTATATCCTCTATTTGAACTGGCGCCTCGCGGTATTCTCCATCGTTGTGCTGCCCCTCGCGGGGTTTGCGCTGTCGAAATTCAGCAGGCGATTCAGAAAGATAAGCACCCAGATGCAGGAACAGGTCGGAGGCCTGACCATCCATCTCCATGAAACGATCTCCGGCGTCCGCATCGTCAAGGCGTTCGGTATGGAATCGTATGAAAACCGGCGCTTTGCCGAACGCAATAAGAACCTCTTCAACTCGCTCATGCGCTCGCTGAAAACATCGGCAATATCGCATCCGGTCATGGAAGTCATTTCCATGCTGGGAACCTCCCTCGTCATCCTCTTTGGCGGCTACTGGATCATCCGGGGGAGCATGACCGTCGGCGAATTTCTCTCGTTCATGACCGCATTGGTGTTTTTTTACCGGCCCCTCAAGGACCTGAACGGCATCAATAACACCTTGCAGGACGGGATTGCCGCCGCGCAGCGCATCTTTGACGTTGTCGACACGGAACCGGAGATTAGGAACAGGCCCGGGGCTAGCGAAGTACCGCGCAATTTTCGCGTTATTTCCTTTCGTGACATCTCGTTCAAATACGACGATGTCGCTGTGCTGAAACATATCAATCTTGACGTTCACGCGGGCGAGACCATCGCGATCGTCGGAAAAAGCGGCGGCGGAAAGACGACGCTTGTAAACCTCATTCCGAGGTTTTATGATGTTTCGGAGGGGGCGATCCTGATCGACGGACTGGATATCCGCAATGCCACCCTGGAATCCCTCAGGGCCTGCACGGCCATTGTTACCCAGCAGACGATCCTCTTTAATGATACGGTCCGGGACAATATCGCCTACGGCAGGGCCGCGGTGTCCGACAACGATGTGGTCCGGGCCGCACGTGCCGCGTACGCAGACGAGTTCATCAGGGCGCTGCCGCAGGGATACGACACGGTGATCGGGGAGTCGGGAGTCAAGCTTTCAGGCGGCCAGCGGCAGCGCGTCGCCATCGCTCGCGCCATCCTGAAGGACGCTCCGATTCTGATCCTGGATGAGGCCACGTCATCGCTGGACACGGAGTCGGAACGCGAAGTGCAGAAGGCCCTCGACGTCCTCATGAAGGGCAGGACGAGCTTCGTCATCGCTCACCGGCTGTCGACGATCATGAATGCCGACAGGATCATCGTGCTGAAAGACGGCATCATCGTGGAACAGGGCGGGCACGAGGAGCTTCTGGCACGGGGCGGCGAATACAAGAACCTTTATGACCAACAGTTCCGGGATGAACCGGCGGCACGGGTCGCGGAATGA
- a CDS encoding lysophospholipid acyltransferase family protein, with protein MMRARLLSSIGWLLISFWSRSVRIRFVNRSVPDRLKAEGKNFIYAFWHGRQFLLFHNHRDSGVVIPASESRDGEIQAGILKRFGFDVVRGSSKRKGDRALLGLVEGLRAGKNIALAVDGPRGPIYEVKPGVTYLAGKLGKVIVPVAASAKRFWILEKIWDKYLLPLPFTRGVIVYGEPVVVKGIGEEELEATRHTLTDALNKVMNQADACFQKKGS; from the coding sequence ATGATGCGGGCCAGACTGCTGTCTTCGATCGGCTGGCTCCTGATCTCTTTCTGGAGCAGATCGGTACGGATCCGGTTCGTGAACAGAAGCGTGCCGGACCGTCTCAAGGCGGAAGGGAAAAATTTTATTTATGCGTTCTGGCATGGACGGCAGTTCCTGCTTTTTCACAATCACCGCGATTCAGGCGTTGTCATTCCGGCCAGCGAAAGCAGGGATGGTGAAATCCAAGCCGGGATCCTAAAACGGTTCGGGTTCGACGTGGTGCGCGGTTCCAGTAAACGGAAGGGCGACCGGGCGCTCCTCGGGCTGGTGGAGGGACTGAGGGCGGGAAAGAACATCGCCCTTGCGGTGGATGGCCCCCGCGGTCCGATCTATGAGGTGAAGCCCGGCGTGACCTATCTAGCCGGCAAACTCGGCAAGGTCATCGTACCCGTCGCGGCCAGCGCGAAACGGTTCTGGATCCTGGAAAAGATCTGGGACAAGTACCTGCTTCCCCTGCCGTTCACCCGCGGCGTGATCGTCTACGGGGAACCGGTCGTCGTGAAGGGGATCGGCGAAGAAGAGCTGGAAGCCACGCGGCACACGCTGACCGATGCGCTGAACAAGGTGATGAACCAGGCGGACGCGTGTTTTCAGAAAAAGGGCTCCTGA
- a CDS encoding 3-deoxy-D-manno-octulosonic acid transferase — protein sequence MYLLYNIFLVLLTILMFPVILFKLASAPKYRGGITQKLGRVRKRVKRVIGRTRPIWVHAVSVGEVMAAHPLIRELKKKYPGRKLILSTVTVTGNYTARQRVPEADAVFFFPFDYPWIVRRVIHRINPAIVLIAETELWPNFFRELNRMGIPSAVINGRISPRSYRNYLKFRKFFSAVFSNVTLFCMQSASDAERVREIGAPEDRVTVTGNLKFDQKMPPAVSNPVTLPAGSRVITAGSTHRGEETVLLDVFRRLREKFPELILIIAPRHPERFDEVAGIVNRAGYECQRRTRLSRDIKDVLLLDTIGELRSFYGICDIAFVGGSLVKVGGHNLLEPAMMKKPVIFSRYMFNFKEISEALISAGGGILVKDKEEFYLQCEKLLSDRDLARSIGSRAFSVIEANSGSAARTIDAISRLIGDSR from the coding sequence ATGTACCTCCTGTACAACATATTTCTGGTCCTGCTGACCATCCTGATGTTCCCGGTCATCCTGTTCAAGCTCGCGTCGGCCCCTAAATACCGTGGCGGAATAACGCAGAAACTGGGGCGTGTCCGAAAACGCGTCAAGAGGGTCATCGGCAGAACCCGGCCGATCTGGGTGCATGCCGTGTCCGTCGGAGAGGTCATGGCAGCCCATCCCCTGATCCGGGAGCTCAAAAAAAAATATCCCGGAAGGAAGCTCATCCTGTCGACCGTTACGGTAACCGGAAACTACACGGCACGGCAGCGTGTCCCGGAAGCGGATGCCGTCTTCTTCTTCCCCTTCGACTATCCGTGGATCGTGCGCAGGGTCATCCACAGGATCAATCCCGCCATCGTCCTCATCGCGGAGACCGAACTCTGGCCCAATTTTTTCCGAGAACTGAACCGGATGGGTATCCCGTCAGCGGTGATCAACGGCAGGATATCGCCGCGCTCCTACCGGAACTACCTGAAGTTCAGGAAATTTTTCTCCGCTGTGTTCAGCAACGTGACCCTGTTCTGCATGCAGTCCGCGTCGGACGCGGAGCGCGTCAGGGAAATCGGGGCACCGGAAGACCGCGTGACGGTGACGGGCAACCTCAAGTTCGACCAGAAGATGCCGCCGGCCGTGTCCAACCCCGTGACGTTGCCCGCGGGGAGCCGCGTCATAACAGCGGGCAGCACGCACCGGGGGGAGGAAACAGTGCTGCTTGACGTGTTCCGGCGGCTGCGGGAAAAATTCCCCGAACTCATCCTGATCATCGCGCCCCGCCATCCCGAGCGCTTCGACGAGGTGGCAGGCATCGTCAATCGTGCGGGCTATGAGTGTCAGCGCAGGACCCGCCTCAGCAGGGACATCAAGGATGTCCTCCTCCTGGACACCATCGGCGAGCTGAGGTCGTTCTATGGGATTTGCGACATTGCCTTTGTAGGCGGCAGCCTGGTCAAGGTCGGCGGTCACAATCTGCTGGAGCCGGCCATGATGAAGAAGCCGGTGATCTTCAGCCGATACATGTTCAACTTCAAAGAGATTTCCGAGGCGCTCATCTCCGCCGGGGGCGGGATCCTCGTCAAGGACAAAGAGGAATTCTATCTGCAGTGCGAGAAGCTTCTTTCGGACCGGGACCTCGCGCGAAGCATCGGATCCAGGGCGTTCTCGGTGATCGAGGCCAATTCGGGATCCGCCGCGAGAACGATCGACGCGATCAGCAGGCTCATCGGTGACAGCCGCTAG
- the lpxK gene encoding tetraacyldisaccharide 4'-kinase: MTAAREYIEDVMYGRRKSPVVEAFLRLLSLVYGLLIRLRHGLVAAGVLKRRRLSQRVISVGNVTLGGTGKTPAVMALAVLLEQHDQKPVVVSRGYGRSDESRILVVSDGSRLLADTTAGGDEPVLIGSRLKRVPVVVGSDRFEAARFACGQFGSDTVVLDDGFQHVRLRRDLDIVLIDAVDPFGNGRLFPAGILREPLSALRRAQVVLITGADRTPDVEPLKQAIRRWTAAQIFTSRHMPTALVNILTGDPKPLAALRGTRVLAFAGIARPQSFIATLGSLEADVRVERTFADHYHYGASDLAGIYQAAADHGIAMIVTTEKDGVRLKSLRPEGIWLLRIELAVTEKEAWETAVLGRR, translated from the coding sequence GTGACAGCCGCTAGGGAATATATCGAAGACGTCATGTATGGAAGGCGGAAGTCCCCGGTCGTCGAGGCCTTCCTGAGGCTGTTGTCCCTCGTCTACGGTCTTTTAATCCGGCTACGCCATGGCCTAGTCGCCGCAGGCGTGCTGAAGCGGAGAAGACTTTCACAGCGGGTCATCTCCGTGGGCAATGTCACCCTCGGGGGAACCGGAAAAACTCCGGCCGTGATGGCGCTTGCCGTACTGCTGGAACAGCATGATCAGAAGCCCGTCGTCGTGAGCAGGGGGTACGGGCGGAGCGACGAGTCCCGCATCCTCGTCGTTTCCGACGGAAGCAGGCTGCTTGCCGACACTACAGCAGGAGGCGATGAGCCTGTCCTGATCGGTTCGAGGCTGAAGCGCGTCCCCGTTGTCGTCGGCAGCGACCGTTTCGAGGCGGCACGGTTCGCCTGCGGGCAGTTCGGCAGCGATACGGTCGTGCTGGACGACGGATTTCAGCATGTCCGGCTGAGAAGAGATCTCGATATCGTACTGATCGACGCCGTCGACCCCTTCGGCAACGGCAGGCTGTTTCCGGCAGGCATCCTGCGTGAGCCCCTGTCGGCGCTCCGCCGGGCCCAGGTCGTGCTGATCACCGGCGCAGACCGCACGCCCGACGTGGAGCCGTTGAAGCAGGCGATCAGGCGGTGGACGGCCGCGCAGATATTCACGTCCCGGCACATGCCCACAGCCCTCGTGAATATCCTGACCGGCGATCCGAAACCCCTGGCGGCGCTCAGGGGGACCCGTGTACTGGCGTTCGCCGGCATTGCGCGTCCGCAATCGTTCATCGCGACGCTCGGTTCTCTGGAGGCGGACGTCAGGGTGGAGCGGACTTTTGCCGACCATTATCACTATGGGGCATCCGATCTTGCCGGCATCTATCAGGCGGCGGCCGATCACGGGATCGCCATGATCGTGACAACCGAAAAAGACGGGGTGAGATTGAAAAGCCTGAGGCCGGAAGGTATCTGGTTGCTCAGGATAGAACTGGCCGTCACTGAGAAGGAAGCATGGGAAACGGCGGTACTCGGCAGGCGATGA
- a CDS encoding HAD family hydrolase: MGNGGTRQAMSKAVFLDRDGTVNEEVGYLRDLAHLRLIPGAGLAVRRLNETGFAVILVTNQSGVARGYFPESLVHDAHSRLDELLKLDGARIDAVYYCPHHPTAGNSSYTVECDCRKPRTGLIDRAVRDLSIDRARSCMVGDKWSDVELAQRAGLCSILVMSGFAPDDPGNERPDRVKDPDFIARSLLEAADWIISRDRHAPGRGEKG; the protein is encoded by the coding sequence ATGGGAAACGGCGGTACTCGGCAGGCGATGAGCAAAGCGGTCTTCCTCGATCGGGATGGCACCGTGAACGAAGAGGTCGGTTACCTCAGGGATCTGGCGCACCTGCGGCTGATACCCGGCGCCGGCCTCGCGGTGCGGAGACTGAATGAAACGGGCTTCGCGGTCATTCTCGTGACGAACCAGTCGGGCGTGGCCCGGGGCTATTTCCCGGAATCCCTTGTCCATGATGCGCATAGCCGCCTCGACGAGTTGCTGAAGCTCGACGGGGCGAGAATCGACGCTGTGTATTATTGCCCCCATCATCCGACCGCCGGCAACTCATCCTATACCGTGGAGTGCGATTGCCGGAAGCCAAGGACCGGCCTGATCGACCGGGCCGTCAGGGATCTGAGCATAGATCGCGCGCGGTCCTGCATGGTGGGCGACAAGTGGAGCGATGTCGAACTCGCGCAGCGCGCCGGCCTGTGCAGCATCCTGGTCATGAGCGGATTCGCGCCCGACGATCCGGGCAATGAGAGGCCCGACCGGGTGAAGGACCCCGACTTTATCGCCCGCAGTCTCCTTGAGGCGGCGGACTGGATCATCAGCCGGGACCGGCACGCGCCGGGTCGCGGGGAAAAGGGCTGA
- the proB gene encoding glutamate 5-kinase — protein sequence MKKNVKVDRNSLLGEKSRIVLKVGSAVLASTGRGLDQNRIERLAAEISEILGEGHEVILVSSGAIAAGLMKLGLMKKKEMPLSLKQAAAAVGQSELMWLYEKTFSGHGRKVAQVLLTREDLSNRTRFLNARNTLQTLLDYGVIPVINENDTVSVDEIKFGDNDNLSGMVTHLADADLLVILSDIDGLYTADPKLDPSAQLIPLVEKITPELERGAGGAQSTVGTGGMRSKIMTAKKVGAYGVPMVIINGKKPGVLPALFEGKDVGTLFLPRTEKQDSRKHWIAYTMSASGKLVVDDGGREALVHKGRSLLPGGILKVEGSFRPGACVTCVDRSGRAFARGLVKYSSEDLDRIKGLKTSQIVSVIGHKDYDEVIHRDDLVLLDERGNP from the coding sequence ATGAAGAAGAACGTCAAAGTCGACAGGAATTCCCTTCTGGGGGAAAAAAGCCGCATCGTGCTGAAAGTGGGAAGCGCTGTCCTGGCGTCGACGGGCAGAGGGCTCGACCAGAACCGGATCGAACGCCTCGCCGCTGAGATCTCCGAGATCCTCGGTGAGGGCCATGAAGTGATCCTGGTTTCGTCCGGCGCGATAGCGGCGGGACTCATGAAGCTCGGCCTGATGAAGAAGAAGGAAATGCCCCTTTCGCTCAAGCAGGCCGCCGCTGCGGTGGGCCAGTCCGAGCTCATGTGGTTGTACGAAAAAACATTCAGCGGACACGGACGCAAGGTGGCCCAGGTACTGCTGACGCGGGAGGACCTGTCCAACCGGACACGGTTCCTGAACGCGCGGAACACCCTCCAGACCCTGCTGGATTATGGCGTAATTCCGGTCATCAACGAGAACGATACGGTCTCGGTGGATGAGATCAAGTTCGGCGACAACGACAACCTTTCCGGCATGGTAACGCATCTTGCCGACGCCGACCTGCTCGTGATCCTGTCCGACATCGACGGGTTGTACACGGCCGACCCCAAGCTGGATCCTTCGGCACAACTGATCCCGCTTGTCGAGAAGATCACTCCTGAACTCGAGCGGGGCGCCGGCGGTGCCCAGTCTACGGTCGGTACGGGCGGGATGCGGTCCAAGATCATGACGGCAAAGAAGGTGGGTGCCTACGGCGTGCCGATGGTGATCATTAACGGGAAGAAGCCCGGCGTGCTCCCGGCCCTGTTCGAAGGCAAAGACGTGGGTACGCTGTTCCTGCCCCGGACTGAAAAGCAGGACAGCAGAAAGCACTGGATCGCATATACCATGAGCGCTTCCGGCAAGCTGGTCGTGGACGATGGCGGACGCGAAGCGCTGGTGCACAAGGGAAGGAGCCTGCTCCCGGGAGGCATTCTCAAGGTCGAGGGATCCTTCAGGCCAGGCGCATGCGTCACCTGCGTGGACCGGAGCGGGCGGGCCTTTGCCCGTGGTCTGGTCAAGTATTCTTCGGAAGACCTGGACCGGATCAAAGGGCTCAAAACCTCCCAGATCGTTTCCGTGATTGGCCACAAGGATTATGACGAGGTCATCCACCGCGACGACCTTGTATTGCTCGATGAGCGGGGGAATCCATGA
- a CDS encoding TlpA disulfide reductase family protein, protein MKKILLVTLIALLPYHAVAALKTSESAPVFSLQDLGNKEFSLDNFVGPARRGKSRGVVLSFFASWCLPCRIELPMLDARVDELAGKGIRVVLVGVREDRAKIEALMTELKVSKPTVLSDSAGKVSGMYQVRFLPTTFFIGSDGQVKDIIFGEIRDEAELRASIEKLLK, encoded by the coding sequence ATGAAAAAGATTCTGCTGGTGACCCTTATTGCGCTGCTGCCGTATCATGCGGTTGCAGCCCTGAAGACGAGCGAATCCGCCCCCGTTTTTTCCCTGCAGGATCTCGGGAATAAGGAGTTCTCCCTTGACAATTTTGTCGGCCCGGCACGCAGGGGGAAGAGCAGGGGAGTGGTACTGAGTTTCTTCGCATCCTGGTGTCTGCCCTGCCGCATCGAGTTGCCGATGCTCGACGCCCGCGTCGATGAACTGGCCGGCAAGGGGATCCGGGTCGTGCTCGTGGGCGTGCGGGAAGATCGGGCTAAGATCGAAGCGCTGATGACGGAGCTCAAGGTGAGCAAACCGACGGTCCTGAGCGACAGCGCCGGAAAGGTCTCCGGGATGTACCAGGTGCGATTTCTTCCGACCACATTTTTTATCGGGTCCGATGGGCAGGTGAAGGACATCATCTTCGGCGAGATAAGGGACGAAGCCGAGTTACGGGCGAGCATCGAAAAGCTGTTGAAATAA